A part of Myxococcales bacterium genomic DNA contains:
- the thiO gene encoding glycine oxidase ThiO encodes MRVIVVGAGIMGTASALELADAGCDVVLLERAVPGAEASSAAAGMLGAQLESHDDAEFDVFREARDAYGAWAAELTRRSGVDVGYRVSGAMRLAQSAAEAEKLEATVRWHIRRGARAELLSGGGILGVEPSLSKSLVAAAHYPDEAQVEPTRLLRALAVAVAREPRIDVRSGVTVRGIQVEAGRATGVLLEDGALSADAVVLAAGSWSSLIGGVEGVVPEVRPSRGQLIELEERPASLRTILAGSSSYVVPRGDGRVVCGTTVEFVGFVREVTAGGVARILSDAIALVPSLEGATLGAMWSSFRPFSTSGAPLVGMTSMPGLVLATGHHRNGILLAPSTALAVRAALAP; translated from the coding sequence TCGCCGACGCCGGATGCGACGTCGTCTTGTTGGAGCGCGCCGTCCCCGGTGCCGAAGCGTCGAGCGCCGCGGCGGGCATGCTCGGCGCGCAGCTCGAGAGCCACGACGACGCCGAGTTCGACGTCTTTCGCGAAGCGCGCGACGCGTACGGTGCTTGGGCCGCGGAGCTCACGCGAAGGAGCGGCGTCGACGTGGGCTACCGAGTTTCGGGAGCCATGCGTCTCGCCCAAAGCGCCGCGGAGGCTGAGAAGCTCGAGGCGACCGTGCGTTGGCACATCCGTCGCGGCGCGCGCGCGGAGCTTCTGAGCGGCGGGGGCATCCTGGGCGTCGAGCCTTCGCTCTCGAAGTCGCTGGTCGCTGCGGCTCACTATCCCGACGAAGCGCAAGTCGAGCCGACGCGCCTCCTGCGCGCCCTTGCGGTGGCGGTCGCTCGCGAGCCGCGAATCGATGTGCGCTCCGGCGTCACCGTGCGCGGCATCCAGGTCGAGGCGGGACGGGCGACCGGTGTTCTCCTCGAAGACGGCGCGCTCTCGGCCGACGCCGTGGTGCTCGCCGCCGGAAGTTGGTCGTCGCTCATTGGCGGTGTCGAGGGGGTCGTGCCCGAGGTGCGGCCATCGCGGGGCCAACTGATCGAGCTTGAGGAGCGCCCCGCCTCGCTTCGCACGATCCTCGCTGGCTCGTCGAGTTACGTCGTGCCTCGCGGCGACGGTCGCGTGGTGTGCGGCACGACGGTGGAGTTTGTGGGGTTCGTCCGCGAGGTCACCGCCGGCGGGGTCGCGCGGATCTTGAGCGACGCCATCGCCCTCGTTCCTTCGCTGGAGGGGGCGACGCTCGGCGCGATGTGGTCGAGCTTCAGGCCGTTTTCCACGTCCGGCGCGCCGCTCGTGGGCATGACCTCGATGCCCGGACTCGTGCTCGCGACGGGCCATCATCGAAACGGCATCTTGCTCGCACCCTCCACCGCCCTGGCCGTGCGCGCCGCACTAGCCCCGTAG
- a CDS encoding substrate-binding domain-containing protein produces MAKAYPLEPDRAAEHFGLSSEQCELLLAFETAPSLEALARALSRDASVLSRQLQRIAQDTPALEKTHGRWRLTPLGKQLAAWTRDAIVSQRRALSQPTVLRLASTREFAARVLAPRLGQLFQADPTTSFSLFAFEDGVERHLLSGEADIGFDCGRPTDPELRFRQVVPEPFAVVAAPSFVERHGVQTGPDLLPLENLQYQRATASTLLGLHDMVPNVRATFNDVASVREACSAALGWAVLPTYAVRRELDLGTLVALGGFEVPEEHFGVFWLRERPALEVWVERCVAWLGGVTLA; encoded by the coding sequence ATGGCGAAGGCCTATCCGCTCGAGCCTGATCGCGCCGCCGAACACTTCGGATTGTCGTCGGAGCAGTGCGAGCTTCTTTTGGCGTTCGAAACGGCCCCGTCGCTCGAGGCGCTAGCGCGCGCGCTCAGCCGCGACGCGTCCGTGCTCTCGCGCCAACTCCAGCGGATCGCGCAGGACACACCGGCGCTCGAAAAGACCCATGGCCGATGGCGCCTTACGCCCCTCGGCAAACAGCTCGCGGCGTGGACCCGCGACGCCATCGTGTCGCAGCGGAGAGCGCTGAGTCAGCCCACCGTGCTCCGTCTGGCGTCGACGCGCGAGTTCGCCGCACGTGTGCTCGCGCCGCGCTTGGGACAGCTCTTCCAAGCGGACCCTACGACGTCGTTCTCGCTCTTTGCCTTCGAGGATGGCGTCGAGCGACACCTCCTCTCCGGCGAGGCCGACATTGGCTTCGACTGCGGCAGGCCAACCGATCCCGAGCTGCGGTTTCGCCAGGTCGTGCCGGAGCCCTTCGCCGTCGTTGCTGCACCTTCGTTCGTCGAACGACACGGTGTCCAAACGGGCCCCGACCTCTTGCCGCTCGAGAACCTTCAGTACCAGCGCGCCACCGCCAGCACCCTCCTCGGGTTGCACGACATGGTCCCGAACGTCCGCGCCACGTTCAACGACGTCGCCAGCGTTCGCGAGGCGTGTTCGGCGGCCCTCGGCTGGGCCGTCTTGCCCACCTACGCGGTGCGCCGGGAGCTCGATCTCGGGACCCTCGTCGCGCTCGGCGGCTTTGAGGTGCCGGAGGAGCACTTCGGCGTCTTCTGGCTCCGCGAGCGACCCGCCCTCGAGGTCTGGGTGGAGCGCTGCGTGGCTTGGCTCGGCGGCGTCACCCTGGCGTGA
- a CDS encoding VWA domain-containing protein, which produces MRNSRRASLVVGTLLAAALGASHAAGADTLTATRFDVIEKAHDVELRVAAGVATMVVRRRVQNTGSKSDQAVWSLALPGESVAVSLRTAGKKANGELEWFTGELMEAEAAARRYQELTGIGGFYPKDPALLSWRHRGLLALQVFPVPAKDDKVVEYTLALPTHYSGGAYRVELPEAPADGDAAATTLPPTYTIARQAGAGGELFVNGAPAPDGVRFVQPPTLVVELRPKAAAPLSGAVGSAVARPGRVVSHVSLNVAPQLSRVPSRARVAVVLDTSRSMAGTEGLVFAAARSYVSQFTDATIDVITFNRRVTHLTKAGVSSVEALSLLTSVPQLENGSQVDAALRAADQLLAGQVGERRILLLTDLHTRASLTPARVAALQSGAILHVATVEAGDPALERDDEDAWASVAKRTGGVLWRAHHPERVTNATRTVFEEWARPKRIDAVRVRGAKSGDTPWPTTLAEGDGFDAWSLAGFSATAVTVQGLLWSTPFSSRIEATPQDNRRTAQLVFGQPLMDELSEPEMMALATQGGVVSPVTSYLAIEPGVRPSTEGLEWGGVGGTGQGFGRGGGVANAHVRRSAFDKAAFFASALGPAAKRCGAKGPVVLVLETTLAEVVDVGAVEHQTRDKLIEDCVREASWNLALPPGFSEPFETFSLNIKPG; this is translated from the coding sequence ATGCGAAACAGCAGGCGGGCGTCGCTCGTCGTCGGGACCTTGTTGGCAGCGGCACTTGGCGCGTCCCACGCAGCGGGAGCCGACACCCTGACGGCCACACGCTTTGACGTCATCGAGAAGGCGCATGACGTCGAGCTTCGAGTGGCGGCGGGCGTGGCCACCATGGTCGTGCGGCGTCGTGTGCAAAATACAGGTAGCAAGAGCGATCAAGCCGTGTGGTCGCTGGCGCTACCCGGTGAGAGCGTGGCTGTGAGCCTTCGCACGGCCGGCAAGAAGGCGAACGGTGAGCTCGAGTGGTTCACCGGCGAGCTGATGGAGGCGGAGGCGGCGGCCCGCAGGTACCAGGAGCTGACGGGCATCGGCGGCTTCTACCCCAAAGACCCGGCGCTGCTCTCGTGGCGTCATCGAGGCCTCCTCGCGCTTCAGGTGTTCCCGGTACCGGCGAAGGACGACAAGGTCGTGGAGTACACGCTCGCCTTGCCGACGCACTATTCGGGTGGAGCGTACCGCGTCGAGTTGCCGGAAGCGCCGGCCGATGGCGACGCCGCCGCGACGACGCTTCCGCCGACGTACACCATCGCGCGGCAAGCTGGCGCCGGCGGTGAGCTATTTGTCAACGGGGCACCGGCGCCCGACGGAGTTCGCTTCGTGCAGCCGCCCACGCTCGTGGTGGAGCTAAGGCCCAAAGCCGCGGCCCCGCTGAGCGGCGCTGTCGGCTCGGCCGTCGCCCGGCCCGGTCGCGTCGTGAGCCACGTGTCCCTCAACGTCGCGCCGCAGCTCTCGCGCGTGCCGTCGCGCGCGAGGGTCGCCGTCGTGCTCGATACGTCGCGGTCCATGGCGGGAACCGAGGGCCTCGTTTTCGCCGCGGCGCGCTCGTACGTCAGTCAATTCACCGACGCGACCATCGACGTCATCACCTTCAATCGGCGCGTGACGCACCTCACGAAGGCGGGCGTGAGCAGCGTCGAAGCGCTGTCTCTCCTGACGTCGGTCCCGCAGCTGGAGAACGGGAGCCAAGTCGACGCCGCCCTTCGCGCCGCCGATCAGCTCTTGGCGGGCCAGGTCGGCGAGCGTCGCATCTTGCTCCTGACCGATCTCCATACGCGCGCGTCGCTCACCCCCGCTCGCGTGGCCGCGCTCCAGAGCGGAGCGATCCTCCACGTCGCCACCGTCGAGGCCGGCGACCCCGCGCTGGAGCGCGACGATGAGGACGCGTGGGCTTCCGTCGCCAAGCGAACCGGCGGCGTCTTGTGGCGCGCCCATCACCCGGAGCGCGTGACCAACGCGACGCGCACCGTCTTTGAGGAGTGGGCTCGACCGAAGCGCATCGACGCCGTCCGCGTCCGCGGCGCGAAGAGTGGTGACACGCCGTGGCCCACCACGCTCGCCGAGGGCGACGGCTTTGACGCGTGGAGCCTCGCCGGCTTCTCTGCAACCGCCGTCACCGTTCAAGGGCTCCTATGGTCGACGCCGTTTTCGTCACGCATCGAGGCGACACCGCAAGACAACCGACGCACCGCGCAGCTCGTCTTCGGTCAGCCGCTCATGGACGAGCTCTCGGAGCCCGAGATGATGGCGCTCGCGACGCAAGGCGGCGTGGTCTCGCCGGTCACGAGCTACTTGGCCATCGAGCCGGGGGTGCGCCCCTCTACGGAAGGCCTCGAGTGGGGCGGCGTCGGGGGGACGGGACAAGGCTTTGGCAGAGGCGGCGGCGTCGCCAACGCCCACGTTCGCCGCTCGGCGTTCGACAAGGCGGCGTTTTTTGCGAGCGCACTTGGGCCGGCCGCCAAGCGCTGCGGCGCCAAGGGGCCAGTCGTGCTGGTGCTCGAAACCACGCTCGCGGAGGTCGTTGACGTTGGGGCCGTGGAGCATCAGACGCGCGACAAGCTCATCGAAGACTGCGTTCGCGAAGCGAGCTGGAACCTCGCCTTGCCGCCGGGCTTCTCCGAGCCCTTCGAGACGTTCAGCCTGAACATCAAGCCTGGGTGA
- a CDS encoding pirin family protein: MLSRRQLLSASALLPTSLGATACRDREALRDPGPEKAQGLAANTARRVREVAQLAESQPTVEGAGVHLRRCLGGRAVPLLDPFLMLDEFRSETPEDYIKGFPSHPHRGFETVTYMIDGAMEHRDSLGNHGRLAPGSVQWMTAGRGIIHSEMPKQDRGPMWGYQLWVNLPAREKMRKPRYQDLAPERITMTTVGDASARLVAGEIGGAKGPVVDIATAPLMVDLALKKGGLELPIPASYNAFVYVIEGAARFGSSRPVPRGQLAVLGPGDVLRASTDDAARFLLFAGKPIGEPIARRGPFVMNTDEELQQAFDDYRSGRLVQEG; encoded by the coding sequence ATGCTCTCACGTCGGCAACTCCTCTCCGCAAGCGCGCTGCTCCCCACGTCGCTCGGCGCCACCGCGTGCCGCGACCGCGAGGCGCTGCGCGACCCGGGGCCTGAGAAGGCTCAAGGTCTGGCCGCCAACACGGCGCGCCGCGTTCGGGAAGTGGCGCAGCTTGCCGAGTCGCAGCCGACCGTGGAAGGCGCCGGCGTCCACTTGCGGCGCTGCCTCGGCGGCCGCGCCGTGCCGTTGCTCGATCCGTTTTTGATGCTCGACGAGTTTCGCTCCGAGACGCCCGAGGACTACATCAAAGGGTTTCCGAGCCACCCGCACCGGGGCTTCGAGACCGTGACGTACATGATCGACGGCGCCATGGAGCACCGAGACAGCCTCGGCAACCATGGCCGGTTGGCCCCCGGCAGCGTCCAGTGGATGACCGCGGGGCGCGGCATCATCCACTCGGAGATGCCCAAGCAGGACCGCGGCCCCATGTGGGGCTACCAGCTCTGGGTGAACCTGCCGGCGCGGGAGAAGATGCGAAAGCCGCGCTACCAAGATCTGGCGCCGGAGCGCATCACCATGACGACCGTCGGCGACGCGAGCGCGCGGCTCGTGGCCGGCGAGATTGGCGGCGCGAAGGGCCCCGTCGTCGACATCGCCACGGCGCCGCTCATGGTCGACTTGGCGCTAAAGAAGGGCGGCCTCGAGCTGCCGATTCCGGCGTCCTACAACGCCTTCGTCTACGTCATCGAAGGGGCCGCGCGCTTCGGGAGCAGCAGGCCCGTACCTCGCGGGCAGCTTGCGGTGCTCGGGCCCGGCGACGTGCTCCGCGCGTCGACCGACGACGCCGCACGTTTCCTCTTGTTCGCGGGCAAGCCCATCGGCGAGCCCATCGCGCGCCGCGGCCCGTTCGTCATGAACACGGACGAAGAGCTTCAGCAGGCGTTCGACGACTACCGGAGCGGTCGGCTGGTCCAGGAAGGTTAG
- a CDS encoding HEAT repeat domain-containing protein: MQIRPNEPARPTHQPKLPPAIIRRAAKWPPDDADLPGDPGLPSGGGGGFGGGDDGNFKRGAIKPAYVLVGLAMVMGAVGLGVFAIKGEGEKMKVEDIARERKLLYVMPKAEQLPKWRTWATKGEVPALQQEAFAELSWAKDPEGLALIIKSLASTDSRVVGSAAAALYEYGSPAADAARPALLEALKKADASNKPQLCWALAMLKEPTAFDAVLEEYRQGHLAKVQRLDGNPVFDPEVLAAMVPIEKLAGYAGDPSDSVRQLVAVILSRTGDTRWTEALTKLVNDKVEIAREAAVGLGKIANEASLKPLLAALDKADKDNRAKFLEALRDGIGAQGLLLALKSVNKQTYDREKFQTKQIFEMVKDLADPRGGDLLHAYVNSGARPHWKTEAAIRMAEIGDARAATTLGWRLAQDTLKLYSEAEDPEYRRDDNERVVSARMLADLAIIHPDKKPELRAAAEDQAIFWATDYPQPHANALRFLAAVESKKALPHIRRWADPKEPLPKEGQQPPFPEEWATAQSALRYLGWSKDPQGWAILEKQLMRKPAKLEITMESMMQGGLAMLGMALRAIGVGASHGFAQWGDSKAYPMMIKFIEDAGNNEQARMEACFSLSWVATDEQMKEVVAKVKALKGTDAKASYQRACYLEALIHRPVPGATGALVDVLSAEHPVEVRHYAARAMGFGGMSMELQKSLLGKMKDASTRADAALALLIGGTPDMAQQAIAQYNEAPPEAMEELKDIYNRSFGYWSDVNYTGGDLARWIINAEAVTRVRVHDRLQDWAKLVLSRALQGIEFDNGPRSITRVQFRMRLMADAKGQDAKKRDDAIMILKFMKEKGVLMALRYEPGAVGDLARKAFFEVMNPKLTDERIPEAAKAQSAGAPTGGANLVPSRK, encoded by the coding sequence ATGCAAATCCGGCCCAACGAGCCCGCGCGTCCGACTCACCAGCCCAAGCTTCCGCCGGCCATCATTCGCCGCGCCGCGAAGTGGCCACCGGATGACGCCGATTTGCCGGGCGATCCCGGCTTGCCCTCTGGCGGCGGCGGCGGCTTCGGCGGCGGGGACGATGGCAACTTCAAGAGGGGCGCCATCAAGCCGGCCTACGTTCTGGTCGGGCTTGCGATGGTCATGGGAGCCGTGGGGCTCGGCGTCTTCGCCATCAAGGGCGAGGGCGAGAAGATGAAGGTCGAGGACATCGCGCGTGAGCGAAAGCTCCTCTACGTGATGCCCAAAGCCGAGCAGCTCCCGAAGTGGCGCACCTGGGCCACCAAGGGTGAGGTGCCGGCGCTCCAACAAGAGGCCTTCGCCGAGCTCTCCTGGGCCAAAGATCCCGAGGGCCTCGCGCTCATCATCAAGTCGCTCGCCTCGACCGACTCGCGCGTCGTCGGCTCTGCGGCGGCGGCCCTCTACGAGTACGGCTCGCCGGCCGCCGACGCGGCGCGCCCCGCGCTCCTCGAGGCGTTGAAGAAGGCCGACGCGAGCAACAAGCCGCAGCTGTGCTGGGCCCTCGCCATGCTCAAGGAGCCCACGGCGTTCGACGCGGTGCTGGAGGAGTACCGCCAGGGCCACCTCGCGAAGGTGCAGCGCCTCGACGGCAACCCGGTCTTCGATCCGGAGGTGCTCGCGGCCATGGTGCCCATCGAGAAGCTCGCCGGCTACGCCGGCGATCCGAGCGACAGCGTGCGTCAGCTCGTGGCCGTCATCCTCTCGCGGACTGGCGATACGCGCTGGACCGAAGCCCTCACGAAGCTCGTCAACGACAAGGTTGAGATCGCCCGTGAGGCCGCCGTGGGTCTCGGAAAGATCGCCAACGAGGCGTCGCTCAAGCCGCTCCTCGCGGCGCTCGACAAGGCCGACAAGGACAACCGCGCCAAGTTCCTCGAAGCGCTCCGCGACGGCATCGGCGCCCAAGGGCTCTTGCTCGCGCTGAAGAGCGTGAACAAGCAGACGTACGACCGCGAGAAGTTCCAGACCAAGCAGATCTTCGAGATGGTCAAGGACCTCGCCGATCCGCGCGGCGGCGACTTGCTCCACGCCTACGTCAACTCCGGCGCGCGTCCCCACTGGAAGACCGAAGCTGCCATCCGCATGGCGGAGATCGGCGACGCGCGCGCCGCGACGACGCTCGGCTGGCGCCTCGCGCAAGACACGCTGAAGCTCTACAGCGAGGCTGAGGACCCCGAATACCGCCGTGACGACAACGAGCGCGTGGTCTCGGCCCGCATGCTCGCGGACCTCGCCATCATTCACCCCGACAAGAAGCCGGAGCTGCGCGCGGCAGCGGAGGACCAGGCGATCTTCTGGGCCACCGACTATCCGCAGCCGCACGCCAACGCCCTGCGCTTCCTGGCGGCCGTCGAGTCGAAGAAGGCGCTGCCGCACATCCGCCGCTGGGCCGACCCCAAAGAGCCTTTGCCGAAGGAAGGGCAACAGCCGCCGTTCCCCGAGGAGTGGGCGACCGCACAAAGCGCGCTCCGCTACCTCGGTTGGTCGAAAGACCCGCAAGGTTGGGCGATCCTCGAGAAGCAGCTGATGCGAAAGCCCGCGAAGCTCGAGATCACCATGGAGTCGATGATGCAGGGCGGCCTCGCGATGCTTGGCATGGCGCTCCGGGCCATCGGCGTCGGCGCGAGCCACGGCTTCGCCCAGTGGGGGGATTCAAAGGCGTACCCCATGATGATCAAGTTCATCGAGGACGCCGGCAACAACGAGCAGGCGCGCATGGAAGCGTGCTTCTCGCTCTCGTGGGTCGCGACCGACGAGCAAATGAAGGAAGTCGTCGCCAAGGTGAAGGCGCTGAAAGGCACCGACGCGAAGGCCTCGTACCAGCGCGCTTGTTACCTTGAGGCGCTCATCCACCGGCCCGTCCCGGGAGCCACCGGCGCCCTCGTCGATGTCCTCTCGGCGGAGCACCCCGTCGAAGTCCGTCACTACGCGGCCCGCGCCATGGGCTTCGGCGGCATGTCGATGGAGCTCCAGAAGTCGCTCCTCGGCAAGATGAAGGACGCGAGCACCCGCGCCGACGCCGCCTTGGCGCTGCTCATCGGCGGCACGCCCGACATGGCGCAGCAAGCGATTGCACAATACAACGAGGCACCTCCGGAGGCGATGGAGGAGCTGAAGGACATCTACAACCGCTCCTTCGGTTACTGGAGCGACGTGAACTACACCGGCGGCGACCTCGCCCGCTGGATCATCAACGCCGAAGCGGTCACGCGCGTTCGCGTCCACGATCGCTTGCAAGACTGGGCGAAGCTCGTCCTCTCGCGCGCGCTCCAGGGCATTGAGTTCGACAACGGGCCGCGGTCGATCACGCGCGTGCAGTTCCGCATGCGACTCATGGCCGACGCCAAGGGTCAGGACGCGAAGAAGCGCGACGACGCCATCATGATCCTGAAGTTCATGAAGGAGAAGGGCGTGCTCATGGCGCTCCGCTACGAGCCCGGCGCTGTCGGCGACTTGGCCCGCAAAGCCTTCTTCGAGGTCATGAACCCGAAGCTCACCGACGAGCGCATTCCCGAGGCCGCCAAGGCTCAGAGCGCCGGCGCACCGACCGGCGGCGCAAACCTGGTGCCCTCGCGGAAGTGA
- a CDS encoding lipase family protein — translation MISRPLLLATGLALMASVGCSAAPDEEAEFDEPSEDALEEARTAVADGLPVFTSESPTGGTTFNFCTKPSSPINLTNAAWLSMLSANEYAHLGYYAPQLLDLGFGTARDRVWVQCGKDLGKLRDYELTHEEELARLANSGPAYLLTHFRDARRVGQFGTCAQDFLEKRYTAQGADGAELPGSALRDFLMRETQEASYIQFLSGKPYSFLEKWMGRGSAQAVVARHGTKPIIVVAFRGTEPPQKDNIRFRQVIDLIKDLEFFKTDLTAKGFSQGWGFAHSGFLSSFQALDDVDAGRALTRRIKALTAQDPNVGIWITGHSLGGALATLMTARLLDQMDQGEKLNVKGMYTFGSPMVGNDVFKKKLEESARRHGVSLARFRNDQDLVTRVPGVLDIMNYHHVGELAWLTPSGLTTPTTDPPYADSNMLDHSIAGLAGPRGSRREVSGYYSRIAAAMKAKPEMSRCDAP, via the coding sequence ATGATCTCGCGCCCTTTGTTGCTCGCTACCGGTCTCGCGCTGATGGCTTCAGTCGGTTGCTCGGCAGCCCCCGACGAGGAGGCAGAATTCGACGAGCCCTCGGAAGACGCCCTCGAAGAGGCGCGCACCGCCGTCGCCGACGGTCTGCCGGTCTTCACGAGCGAGTCCCCCACCGGCGGCACCACGTTCAACTTCTGCACGAAGCCCTCGAGCCCAATCAACCTGACGAACGCCGCGTGGCTCTCGATGCTCTCGGCCAACGAGTACGCCCACCTCGGCTACTACGCGCCCCAACTTCTCGACTTGGGCTTCGGCACTGCGCGCGATCGCGTCTGGGTCCAGTGCGGAAAGGACTTGGGCAAGCTCCGCGACTACGAGCTCACGCACGAGGAGGAGCTCGCGAGGCTCGCGAACAGCGGTCCTGCCTACCTCCTCACGCACTTTCGCGACGCGCGGCGCGTGGGGCAGTTTGGCACCTGCGCCCAGGACTTCCTTGAGAAGCGTTACACCGCGCAGGGCGCCGACGGGGCAGAGCTCCCGGGCTCGGCGCTCCGCGACTTTCTCATGCGCGAGACGCAGGAGGCGAGCTACATCCAGTTCTTGAGCGGCAAGCCGTACTCGTTCCTCGAGAAGTGGATGGGCCGAGGGAGCGCGCAGGCGGTCGTCGCGCGCCACGGCACCAAGCCCATCATCGTCGTGGCGTTTCGGGGCACCGAGCCGCCGCAGAAGGACAACATCCGCTTCCGGCAGGTCATCGACCTCATCAAGGACCTCGAGTTCTTCAAGACCGACCTCACCGCGAAGGGCTTCTCGCAGGGCTGGGGCTTCGCGCACAGCGGCTTTCTCAGCTCCTTCCAAGCGCTCGACGATGTCGACGCAGGTCGTGCGCTCACGCGCCGCATCAAGGCCCTCACGGCGCAAGATCCGAACGTCGGCATTTGGATCACTGGCCACAGCCTCGGCGGCGCCCTCGCCACGCTCATGACCGCTCGCCTCCTCGATCAAATGGACCAAGGCGAGAAGCTCAACGTGAAGGGGATGTACACCTTCGGCTCGCCGATGGTCGGCAACGACGTCTTCAAGAAGAAGCTCGAGGAGAGCGCCCGGCGTCACGGGGTGTCGCTCGCGCGCTTTCGCAACGACCAAGACCTCGTCACGCGCGTGCCCGGCGTCTTGGACATCATGAACTACCACCACGTCGGTGAGCTCGCATGGCTCACGCCGTCGGGCCTCACGACGCCGACCACCGACCCGCCCTACGCCGACTCGAACATGCTCGATCACTCGATCGCGGGGCTCGCCGGCCCTCGCGGCTCGCGCCGAGAGGTCAGCGGCTACTACTCCCGCATCGCGGCGGCCATGAAGGCCAAGCCGGAAATGTCGCGCTGCGACGCGCCCTGA
- the yacG gene encoding DNA gyrase inhibitor YacG → MRCPICKAAITPGMQGPMPFCSPRCKAIDLGKWLTEAYAVPVDDSDDEMRHQPPESKDE, encoded by the coding sequence ATGCGCTGCCCCATCTGCAAGGCCGCCATCACACCCGGGATGCAAGGTCCCATGCCGTTCTGTTCCCCGCGCTGCAAAGCCATCGACCTCGGCAAGTGGCTCACGGAAGCGTACGCGGTTCCGGTCGACGACTCGGACGACGAGATGCGGCACCAGCCGCCGGAATCGAAGGACGAATGA
- a CDS encoding rhomboid family intramembrane serine protease, with translation MFPVRSSVTGVRGAKVTVALALANVLVFLFETSLPPESLDALVGTFGLLPARSTALFVHDPLDIGGWLLPVLTSAFLHGGWAHLVGNVLFLWVFGRALESRLGPAKLALLYGLSAIGAALMQVLASPFSNIPMIGASGAVAGLLGAHLLLFPKARVTVLFPVFIFPLFFEVPAFLFLGVWFLEQLFAGAWLSLSPLAAQAGGVAWWAHVGGFVAGAVVILSMALERARATSRRAARHVPPTVLLDERGRLVRHVRF, from the coding sequence ATGTTCCCCGTCCGAAGCAGCGTCACGGGAGTCCGCGGGGCCAAGGTGACCGTGGCCTTGGCGCTCGCCAACGTGCTCGTGTTCCTGTTCGAGACGAGCTTGCCGCCCGAGAGTCTCGACGCCCTCGTCGGCACCTTCGGCCTCTTGCCCGCTCGCTCAACGGCGCTCTTCGTCCACGACCCGCTCGACATCGGCGGGTGGCTGCTCCCGGTGCTGACCTCCGCGTTCCTCCACGGCGGCTGGGCGCACCTCGTCGGCAACGTGCTCTTCCTCTGGGTCTTCGGTCGCGCCCTCGAATCGCGCCTGGGTCCCGCCAAGCTCGCGCTGCTCTACGGCCTCTCGGCCATCGGCGCCGCGCTCATGCAGGTCTTGGCCTCGCCCTTCTCGAACATCCCCATGATCGGTGCGTCGGGCGCCGTGGCCGGACTCCTTGGAGCCCACCTGCTCCTCTTCCCAAAGGCCCGCGTCACGGTGCTCTTCCCGGTGTTCATCTTCCCGCTCTTCTTTGAAGTGCCGGCCTTCTTGTTCCTCGGCGTGTGGTTCTTGGAGCAGCTCTTCGCGGGCGCCTGGCTCTCCCTCTCGCCGCTCGCGGCGCAGGCTGGCGGCGTCGCGTGGTGGGCGCACGTCGGTGGCTTCGTGGCCGGCGCAGTGGTCATTCTGTCGATGGCGCTCGAACGAGCGCGCGCCACGTCTCGTCGGGCTGCGCGACACGTGCCGCCCACCGTGCTCCTCGACGAGCGAGGTCGACTCGTGCGCCACGTCCGCTTCTGA
- a CDS encoding pirin family protein encodes MEPRRIVRVLPSTRTLEGGGFVVRRPFPVRGIDHVDPFLLLDELGPVDYAAGRAVGAPDHPHRGFETVTYVLDGEVEHEDSAGHRGFIGKGDVQWMTAGAGIVHSEMPSRRLMERGGRMHGFQLWVNLPSKDKMMAPRYQEVPGANIPKATSHDGLASVAVIAGTALGVSAVIDTRTKVAYHDWTLQPGARVELDLDDAMRGFAFVFAGRASVAGTEVDDGSCALFEEGGALALSCDAEAKEPARLLLIAGEPLREPVARYGPFVMNTTAELEQAFNDYRSGKMGAIEREH; translated from the coding sequence ATGGAGCCCCGTCGCATCGTCCGAGTTCTCCCGTCGACCCGCACCCTCGAAGGCGGTGGGTTCGTCGTGCGCCGCCCCTTCCCGGTTCGCGGCATCGACCACGTCGACCCGTTCCTGCTGCTCGACGAGCTGGGTCCCGTCGACTATGCCGCCGGCCGCGCCGTCGGTGCACCGGACCACCCGCATCGCGGCTTCGAGACGGTCACCTACGTGCTTGACGGTGAGGTGGAGCACGAAGACTCGGCGGGGCACCGCGGCTTCATCGGCAAGGGCGACGTGCAATGGATGACCGCCGGCGCCGGCATCGTGCACAGCGAGATGCCCTCGCGACGGCTGATGGAACGGGGCGGCCGGATGCACGGCTTTCAGCTGTGGGTGAACTTGCCTTCCAAAGACAAGATGATGGCGCCGCGCTACCAAGAAGTGCCGGGCGCAAACATCCCCAAGGCGACCTCGCACGACGGTCTCGCGTCCGTCGCGGTCATCGCAGGCACGGCGCTCGGCGTAAGCGCCGTCATCGATACCCGTACGAAGGTCGCCTACCACGACTGGACCCTTCAACCCGGCGCCCGCGTGGAGCTCGATCTCGACGACGCGATGCGCGGCTTCGCCTTCGTCTTCGCCGGGCGCGCCAGCGTGGCGGGCACCGAGGTCGACGACGGCTCATGCGCTCTCTTCGAGGAGGGCGGAGCGCTCGCGCTCTCGTGCGACGCCGAGGCGAAGGAGCCGGCGCGCCTGCTGCTCATCGCTGGCGAGCCGCTCCGAGAGCCGGTGGCCCGCTACGGCCCCTTCGTGATGAACACGACGGCTGAGCTCGAGCAGGCGTTCAACGATTATCGAAGCGGAAAAATGGGCGCGATCGAACGCGAGCACTAG